A single Crateriforma conspicua DNA region contains:
- the tadA gene encoding tRNA adenosine(34) deaminase TadA, with amino-acid sequence MFPPDESSPGIPLQGLDEVDRHWMRRALEMASEAVTAGEVPVGAIIVKDHTVIAAARNEKETLRDPTAHAEMIAITQAAAAMEDWRLEGTTLYVTLEPCVMCAGAIIQARVPRVVFGATDPKAGAVCSLYEVLNDSRLNHRCDVTGGVMAENCGRILTDFFADKRAAARLRKTSPYDG; translated from the coding sequence ATGTTCCCACCCGATGAATCGTCGCCGGGGATTCCCCTGCAAGGTTTGGACGAGGTTGATCGCCACTGGATGCGTCGTGCGCTGGAAATGGCGTCTGAGGCGGTGACCGCGGGGGAAGTCCCCGTCGGCGCCATCATTGTGAAGGACCACACGGTGATCGCGGCGGCACGAAATGAGAAAGAAACGCTGCGTGACCCCACGGCCCATGCCGAAATGATCGCAATCACGCAGGCCGCTGCCGCCATGGAAGATTGGCGTTTGGAGGGAACCACGCTGTATGTCACGCTGGAACCGTGCGTGATGTGTGCCGGCGCCATCATCCAGGCTCGGGTGCCCCGTGTCGTGTTCGGGGCGACCGACCCCAAGGCCGGCGCGGTTTGCAGCCTTTACGAAGTCTTGAATGACAGCCGGCTGAATCATCGATGCGATGTGACCGGCGGCGTGATGGCGGAAAACTGCGGGCGGATTCTGACGGATTTTTTTGCCGACAAGCGTGCCGCGGCGCGGCTTCGAAAAACGTCGCCCTACGACGGATAG